A genomic window from Salvia miltiorrhiza cultivar Shanhuang (shh) chromosome 5, IMPLAD_Smil_shh, whole genome shotgun sequence includes:
- the LOC131024642 gene encoding allene oxide cyclase, chloroplastic-like isoform X2 produces the protein MAFTNSITPKAEAPSALPSTGNRIADLRFSTSVSTKICNTPNQRSISCARSSKPQAFFGLWSKPKPEPSTPSKVQELYVYEMNERDRGSPAYLRLSQKEQNTLGDLVPFSNKLYSGDLQKRLGITAGLCVLIQHFPDQNADRYEAIYSFYFGDYGHISVQGAYLTRSDTYLAVTGGSGVFEGVSGTVKLQQIVFPFKLFYTFYLKGIKDLPAELVVTPVAPSPSVEPSPAAKAAEPQATIANFTN, from the exons ATGGCTTTCACTAACTCCATCACTCCCAAGGCTGAAGCACCTTCTGCTCTCCCATCCACCGGAAATCGGATCGCCGATCTTCGTTTCTCGACCTCCGTTTCAACCAAAATTTGCAATACTCCGAATCAGAGATCGATTTCCTGCGCCAGATCTTCCAAGCCGCAAGCCTTCTTCGGCCTCTGGAGCAAACCCAAGCCGGAGCCTTCAACTCCAT CTAAGGTTCAGGAGCTGTACGTGTACGAGATGAACGAGCGCGACCGCGGCAGCCCGGCCTACCTACGCCTGAGCCAGAAGGAGCAGAACACCCTGGGCGACCTCGTCCCCTTCTCCAACAAGCTCTACTCCGGCGACCTGCAGAAGAGATTGGGCATCACGGCCGGTCTCTGCGTGCTCATCCAGCACTTTCCCGACCAGAATGCCGACCGCTACGAGGCCATCTACAGCTTCTATTTCGGCGATTACGGCCACATCTCGGTGCAGGGCGCGTACCTCACACGCTCCGACACTTACCTGGCCGTCACCGGCGGCTCCGGCGTCTTTGAGGGTGTGTCTGGCACGGTCAAGCTGCAGCAGATAGTGTTCCCGTTTAAGCTCTTCTACACGTTTTATTTGAAGGGGATCAAGGATTTGCCGGCGGAGCTGGTGGTCACCCCGGTGGCGCCGTCGCCCTCCGTCGAGCCGTCGCCGGCTGCCAAGGCCGCCGAGCCTCAGGCCACCATTGCTAACTTCACAAATTGA
- the LOC131024642 gene encoding allene oxide cyclase, chloroplastic-like isoform X1, whose amino-acid sequence MAFTNSITPKAEAPSALPSTGNRIADLRFSTSVSTKICNTPNQRSISCARSSKPQAFFGLWSKPKPEPSTPSLISAKVQELYVYEMNERDRGSPAYLRLSQKEQNTLGDLVPFSNKLYSGDLQKRLGITAGLCVLIQHFPDQNADRYEAIYSFYFGDYGHISVQGAYLTRSDTYLAVTGGSGVFEGVSGTVKLQQIVFPFKLFYTFYLKGIKDLPAELVVTPVAPSPSVEPSPAAKAAEPQATIANFTN is encoded by the exons ATGGCTTTCACTAACTCCATCACTCCCAAGGCTGAAGCACCTTCTGCTCTCCCATCCACCGGAAATCGGATCGCCGATCTTCGTTTCTCGACCTCCGTTTCAACCAAAATTTGCAATACTCCGAATCAGAGATCGATTTCCTGCGCCAGATCTTCCAAGCCGCAAGCCTTCTTCGGCCTCTGGAGCAAACCCAAGCCGGAGCCTTCAACTCCAT CGTTAATTTCAGCTAAGGTTCAGGAGCTGTACGTGTACGAGATGAACGAGCGCGACCGCGGCAGCCCGGCCTACCTACGCCTGAGCCAGAAGGAGCAGAACACCCTGGGCGACCTCGTCCCCTTCTCCAACAAGCTCTACTCCGGCGACCTGCAGAAGAGATTGGGCATCACGGCCGGTCTCTGCGTGCTCATCCAGCACTTTCCCGACCAGAATGCCGACCGCTACGAGGCCATCTACAGCTTCTATTTCGGCGATTACGGCCACATCTCGGTGCAGGGCGCGTACCTCACACGCTCCGACACTTACCTGGCCGTCACCGGCGGCTCCGGCGTCTTTGAGGGTGTGTCTGGCACGGTCAAGCTGCAGCAGATAGTGTTCCCGTTTAAGCTCTTCTACACGTTTTATTTGAAGGGGATCAAGGATTTGCCGGCGGAGCTGGTGGTCACCCCGGTGGCGCCGTCGCCCTCCGTCGAGCCGTCGCCGGCTGCCAAGGCCGCCGAGCCTCAGGCCACCATTGCTAACTTCACAAATTGA